GCCGTTCTTAATGATTTCAAGGTAAACGATCGTTTGCCGCGTCGCGAGGCTCAGTGCGATCTGGAATTCGTGTTTCTCGCCAATGTTAATTGGAAAGACGTGACCCGGTGGTTTTCCTTCAACATTGGCCCGTAGAAGCGGGCCGTTGGTGACAAACGTCTGTCCCTCTTGGACTGCTTTCCACCAAGTGTCCGGAGTGAATGTACCCTCGACACGGGCATAAACTCGGTCGAGACGCGAGGTTTGCTCTTCCGTGGCAGTGCCGTTAGCCGCCACGGGAGGAAGGCGAACGCCGGTCTCAAGCAGCTTGTAATAGGTATTCAGAGCAAGACGCGAGTTTCCAGTCACGTCTCCCTTTCGGATCTGCTTGGCTTGCTCAGCTAATGGATGTTTTTCGGAAAACTCGTAAGTTTCAATTTCGGGACTGAGGATGCAGATCGAGTCGAGAAGGTCTTGGGAAACCCATAGCGGCAGGTCGGGTTCCAGCGGGCTGCGAGCGGTAACGTGGGCATTTTTCAGATCAGATTGAAAAAAGGTTGCCGCCGGATACTCATCCGATAAGCGTTGAACTGGAAGGGGCGAAGTCAAACGGGAGAACCACAGTTTGCCTCCAGCTCGGTCATCCTCTCCGCCAAGCTGAAGCAGATATCGGTCGCCTCCGAATTCGTCGATCGCTGCGCCAATTGGCTTACCTGCCCACTGATTCAATCGGTTGTCCCAGGTGATGTGGTTTCCCAGAGACAAATCGTCTGCCATCATGATGGTTTCCAGGTCGGATGTGTCGCCTGACATGGCGACATTACCGGGGTACCAACCTTCCTGGGTCATGTCGATAAACCGCTTCAGCTCGATGGTTCGGCTATCGGAGTCGCCCGAGTTGAGGATGAAGTTCCCTTCCATGAAGGGATATTCCGGTCCGGCATCCAGACGGAACTGGTACTGTCCTGGACGAAGTTCCATCTTAAGACTGCCCGTGATGTAGGCCGTTCCATTGATCATCAACGCACCCTTAATTCGCTTCGGATTGCCTCGCGAATCGGTGATGCGGATCTTGGCGGCGCATGGCAAATTGGTCTTCGCGTCGACCACTCGAAGTTCGTAGTTGGCGTAGGCGGCCCAGACTGACGAAGGAATACTCAGCACGGCGACCAAGGCCAAGCAAGCCAGAATTCGTGCGAATAAGTAGGAATACGGCATGATGGCGGAAGATTTCCGTTGATGGATGCGTGTCGTAGGTAGTCAAATTTTGGGATAATGGGGCCGCTCCACTTTTTACGGCCTCAAAGTATAGAATAGCTTGCAGTTACCACGATCCCAGGACCGAATAGGGACAATCTAGAGACAGATCGTGCGTCAGAAGTTGTTTCCAGGTAAAGAATTAGACGAAAATCGAAAAGTTCATGGCTGACGATTACTATCAAATCTTGGGTGTTCAACGTTCCGCATCCCAGGAAGAGATCCGCAAGGCCTACAAAAAGTTGGCCCAGAAGCATCACCCGGATCTCAATCCGGATGACAAGAATGCTCAAGCCAAATTCAAAGAGATTCAAAACGCCTACGATGTGATTGGCGACCCAGAGAAGCGGAAGAAGTACGACCAGTTCGGCAGTAACTTCGAAAACATGGGGGCCGGTCCAGGTCCTGGTGGTGGACCGGGTGGTTTCAACCAGTGGCGATCCGCTGGGGGTGGCCCAGGAGGCGGCCAGCAGTTTGAATTCGATCTGGGGGACATCTTTGGCGGCGGGGCCGGCGGTGCCCAGAGCTTCTCGGATATGTTCGGTTTTGGTGGAGGAGGTGGTTCGCGCCGCCGCCATGCTCAACCGATGCGTGGCCAGGACATCCAGCACGATACCAAGATTCCCTTCAAACAAGCGATGGAAGGGGGCGAGATCAATCTCAATGTTCGTCGACCCAACGGCGAGATGGATCGGCTAACGGCCAAGATTCCTCCTGGTATCGAAGACGGCAAGAAGATCCGACTGCGTGGCCAAGGCGATCCTGGCCCAGGCGGAGGTCCGAACGGCGACTTGCTGATTCGCATCCATATTGAGCCTCACAAGTACTTCAAACGCAACGGCAAAGATCTCGAAGTTCAAGTGCCCGTCACGCTCGCCGAAGCATTGCTCGGCGGTTCGGTGGACGTCCCCACCCCGGGAGGAACGGTCACCATGAAGATTCCGCCAGGTAGCTCCAGTGGGAGACGCCTCCGCGTGCGAGGTCAGGGCGTACCAAGCAACAAGGGAGATGCGGGTGACCTTTACGTTGTGCTGCAAGTCGCCTTGCCTGAGAACGCTACGGATGAGCTAAAAGCAGCGGTTCAATCGTTCGCCGAGAGCCATCCAGATGAAAACCCACGCAAAGATCTGCGTTGGTAAACATGAGGGTGGCAGCGTGACCGATCAGTCGCAGCGATTTCCGGCAACTCTCCGCTTGAAGAAGCCAGGCGAATTCGACGCGGTATTTACCCGGCGTTCTTCCGCCGGAAACGGGTGGCT
This window of the Blastopirellula marina genome carries:
- a CDS encoding DnaJ C-terminal domain-containing protein, with product MADDYYQILGVQRSASQEEIRKAYKKLAQKHHPDLNPDDKNAQAKFKEIQNAYDVIGDPEKRKKYDQFGSNFENMGAGPGPGGGPGGFNQWRSAGGGPGGGQQFEFDLGDIFGGGAGGAQSFSDMFGFGGGGGSRRRHAQPMRGQDIQHDTKIPFKQAMEGGEINLNVRRPNGEMDRLTAKIPPGIEDGKKIRLRGQGDPGPGGGPNGDLLIRIHIEPHKYFKRNGKDLEVQVPVTLAEALLGGSVDVPTPGGTVTMKIPPGSSSGRRLRVRGQGVPSNKGDAGDLYVVLQVALPENATDELKAAVQSFAESHPDENPRKDLRW